The following are from one region of the Halobacteriovorax vibrionivorans genome:
- a CDS encoding trypsin-like serine peptidase: MFTGKQLIYTSLILFNFISCQNSEVASSKEVNVESSNQIIGSDDRAETTGRLNKEIVKKVGQIRTEIVNPSTGVATVNTCSGTLINDSYIITAAHCAFKAETEDLLQNSFFYPGLTNKNKPKYGRFPIERVYYPKDYSNISHYPDEDIAIMKLGLDSQGRSAGKRVGTAGYWGRSSLPDGKTLTIGYPGDKPDGQQYFQENCEIDQASDKRLDIYCDVISGQSGSPILVYSEKYGNSYIHGVITGEDRYKSVNYGSFLTDERGKIAQAIFSGTFSEDNDFIEKWVSKEMKHESIINVLIKNNCSSKEALIAFDYKNHKTDSWEAKGFYTLKPGETIRFFQTKNGVLYLHARDRNRNVIIDGEHTRNVPGSGRFDMKRYRIKKWGDFNIEVPCY; encoded by the coding sequence ATGTTTACTGGAAAGCAGTTAATTTATACGTCATTGATCTTATTTAATTTCATCTCATGCCAAAATAGCGAGGTCGCTTCTAGTAAAGAAGTGAATGTAGAAAGCTCTAATCAAATTATTGGTAGTGATGATCGCGCTGAAACAACTGGTCGCTTAAATAAAGAAATTGTTAAAAAAGTTGGGCAGATTAGGACTGAGATTGTTAATCCAAGTACAGGTGTTGCGACAGTAAATACGTGTTCAGGGACTCTAATTAATGATAGCTATATTATAACTGCCGCTCATTGTGCCTTTAAAGCAGAGACAGAAGATCTTTTACAAAACTCATTTTTCTACCCTGGTCTAACAAATAAAAATAAACCAAAGTACGGTCGATTTCCAATTGAGAGAGTTTATTATCCAAAAGATTACTCAAATATTTCACATTATCCAGATGAAGATATTGCTATTATGAAGCTAGGTCTAGATTCTCAGGGAAGAAGTGCCGGAAAAAGAGTTGGTACTGCCGGTTATTGGGGTAGGTCTAGTTTACCAGATGGAAAAACTCTAACGATAGGTTATCCAGGTGATAAGCCTGATGGTCAACAATACTTCCAAGAAAATTGTGAAATTGATCAAGCAAGTGACAAACGTCTTGATATTTATTGTGATGTAATAAGTGGCCAAAGTGGTTCACCAATTCTTGTCTACTCTGAAAAGTATGGCAACTCATATATACATGGTGTGATAACTGGAGAAGATAGATATAAGAGCGTAAATTACGGATCATTTCTAACAGATGAAAGAGGGAAAATTGCACAGGCCATTTTCTCCGGAACATTTAGTGAAGATAATGACTTTATCGAAAAATGGGTTTCAAAAGAAATGAAGCATGAAAGTATCATTAATGTTTTGATTAAAAATAATTGTTCATCAAAAGAGGCTTTAATAGCATTTGATTATAAGAATCACAAAACCGATAGCTGGGAAGCGAAAGGTTTTTATACGCTTAAACCAGGTGAAACCATAAGGTTTTTTCAAACGAAGAATGGAGTGCTCTACTTACATGCACGGGATAGAAATAGAAATGTGATTATTGATGGTGAACATACGAGAAATGTTCCAGGCTCTGGCCGATTTGACATGAAGAGATATCGAATAAAGAAATGGGGTGACTTTAATATTGAAGTTCCTTGTTATTAG
- a CDS encoding exonuclease/endonuclease/phosphatase family protein → MVNLFRVLVLSTFLLPNLVHAELDGATESEIETCRQLKVFLDGNVGEVECQSEYQIYSKFVGKYSRSKVKSKYNQVRIAAFNLFKPGATQTEYKDHQLVAQIIDHWDVVAAVELTSNNGLSKRHNEGIVEYYTSRLAQMTEQGADLSASVTRNELALIREQFDFPGYIEVLKELQKLDASWSLVLSGKQEGSENSTVKELTGFYYRSSVVDLKATQYCRDKYGRNGKYGCLPVLDEKTFGRDVDGLFSRRPFLATFESGEFDFTLLSTHVIHNTPSDEDLQKKILRNVYGVEDYKDIGPGVTQLKFARFAEVRLMAELVEYLKKSYYEQDYIILGDFNLESTNDYWETFFNDFRGLELKIEGATSMALGKSLSDGTITHGTKSNYDHFLFDPNETRNCKGSNTAKIFNFIEGDFSKLINRRYLVRSNAKYQSQTRDVEMYRLKAGGREKVENLVDNYTRSIQNKLTVKNNKLVPRFDMEESQKEFYDRVIDSQLFDKTYYNYLKEVISDHLPIYMNCSNQYDND, encoded by the coding sequence ATGGTAAACTTATTTAGGGTATTAGTTTTATCTACTTTTTTATTGCCAAATCTTGTTCATGCAGAGCTTGATGGTGCAACTGAATCGGAAATTGAAACTTGTCGCCAATTAAAGGTCTTTCTTGATGGAAATGTTGGTGAAGTAGAGTGTCAATCTGAATACCAGATCTACTCTAAATTTGTTGGTAAATACAGCCGCTCAAAAGTTAAATCTAAATATAATCAAGTAAGAATTGCAGCCTTTAACCTTTTCAAGCCAGGTGCTACTCAAACTGAATACAAAGACCACCAACTTGTTGCTCAAATTATTGATCACTGGGATGTTGTTGCAGCAGTTGAATTAACTTCTAATAATGGCCTAAGTAAGAGGCATAATGAAGGTATCGTTGAGTACTATACTTCTCGTCTTGCTCAGATGACTGAGCAAGGAGCTGATCTTTCTGCAAGTGTAACGAGAAATGAACTTGCTCTTATTCGTGAACAATTTGATTTTCCTGGATATATTGAAGTTTTAAAAGAGCTACAAAAGCTTGATGCGTCTTGGTCTCTTGTACTTTCTGGAAAGCAGGAAGGAAGCGAGAACTCGACTGTTAAAGAATTAACAGGGTTCTACTATCGTAGTAGTGTTGTTGATTTAAAGGCTACACAATATTGTCGTGATAAGTATGGAAGAAACGGAAAGTACGGCTGTCTACCAGTCTTAGATGAAAAGACTTTTGGCCGTGATGTCGATGGACTTTTCTCAAGAAGGCCATTTCTTGCAACGTTTGAATCAGGTGAATTTGACTTCACTCTTTTATCAACTCACGTTATTCACAACACGCCTTCAGATGAAGATCTTCAAAAGAAAATTCTACGAAATGTTTATGGTGTAGAAGATTATAAAGATATTGGTCCAGGGGTAACTCAGTTAAAATTTGCACGCTTTGCTGAAGTTAGACTTATGGCCGAACTAGTTGAGTACTTAAAGAAGAGTTACTATGAGCAAGATTATATTATTCTTGGTGACTTTAATCTTGAGAGTACAAATGATTACTGGGAAACTTTCTTTAATGACTTTAGAGGGTTGGAGCTAAAAATTGAAGGTGCAACTTCAATGGCCTTAGGTAAGTCATTATCTGATGGAACAATCACTCATGGAACAAAAAGTAATTATGATCACTTTCTTTTTGATCCTAATGAAACAAGAAATTGTAAAGGTAGCAATACTGCAAAGATTTTTAACTTCATTGAAGGTGACTTCTCAAAGTTAATTAATCGACGCTACCTTGTACGCTCAAATGCAAAATACCAATCTCAAACAAGAGATGTAGAAATGTATCGCCTTAAAGCAGGTGGCCGCGAGAAGGTTGAAAATCTTGTAGATAATTACACTCGTTCAATTCAAAATAAGCTAACGGTAAAAAATAATAAGCTCGTTCCAAGATTTGACATGGAAGAAAGTCAAAAAGAGTTTTACGATCGAGTTATCGATTCACAGCTTTTTGATAAGACTTATTATAATTACTTAAAAGAAGTTATTAGCGACCATTTACCAATCTATATGAATTGCTCAAATCAATACGATAATGATTAA
- a CDS encoding BamA/TamA family outer membrane protein produces the protein MKLQYCIFFLLILNSMTFAQESQRAQKVIEKVSNDSQKGSFVLVPGPSYMPSTKLGLSLIGMYLFDANSGKYKNQDVNVPPSILGAFAKVTTNDSAMGAVGTQLFLGPDLWRISGGYFEGDILSEMFKVQLDRFIDTSNEIRAVLVNVNRRVWKKLFIGFGAVWNEVIFTSEGSVPLGTSNTGFKFNLFYDTRDNTFSPTDGFFLNTRTSFYRKDLGGDDNITTIDASFSQYFSLSDNGHLFSWIYDSSFNLGDTNPNYNYNFGSRGPRGYTGKVFEGANMLRFEGEYKYYFKSILSSRFGLAGFAGVGFVFGGRSRVGNDISSDLFDSDPLAHIGGGIRYKVLPKQNLNMRIDMAYGREDVFTMYFALNEAI, from the coding sequence ATGAAATTACAGTATTGTATTTTCTTTTTACTTATTCTCAATTCTATGACTTTTGCTCAAGAATCGCAACGTGCACAAAAGGTCATTGAAAAAGTGAGCAATGATTCACAAAAGGGAAGTTTTGTACTTGTTCCTGGCCCTTCATATATGCCTAGCACCAAGCTAGGACTCAGCTTAATCGGAATGTATCTCTTTGATGCCAATAGTGGAAAATATAAAAATCAAGATGTGAACGTACCTCCCTCTATACTTGGTGCATTCGCAAAAGTAACAACAAATGATTCGGCCATGGGTGCCGTTGGTACACAATTATTTCTAGGCCCTGATTTATGGAGAATATCGGGGGGATACTTTGAGGGTGATATTCTAAGCGAGATGTTTAAAGTACAATTAGATCGTTTTATTGATACTTCAAATGAAATTCGGGCCGTTCTTGTAAACGTAAATAGAAGGGTTTGGAAGAAATTATTTATAGGCTTTGGAGCAGTTTGGAATGAGGTCATTTTTACATCTGAAGGAAGTGTTCCTCTAGGTACTTCAAATACTGGTTTTAAGTTTAACTTATTCTATGACACTAGAGATAATACTTTCTCTCCTACAGATGGTTTCTTCTTAAATACAAGAACTAGTTTTTATCGCAAGGATCTAGGAGGAGATGATAATATAACAACGATCGACGCTTCATTTTCTCAATACTTCTCTCTCTCAGACAATGGGCATTTATTCTCATGGATATATGACTCAAGTTTCAACCTTGGTGATACGAATCCTAACTACAATTATAATTTTGGTTCCCGTGGCCCAAGAGGATACACAGGTAAGGTGTTTGAAGGTGCAAATATGCTACGTTTTGAAGGAGAGTATAAGTATTATTTTAAAAGTATTCTATCCTCTCGCTTTGGATTAGCGGGATTTGCTGGAGTTGGCTTTGTTTTTGGAGGCCGCTCTCGTGTTGGAAATGATATTTCTTCAGACCTATTTGATTCTGATCCTCTTGCTCATATTGGTGGGGGGATTCGCTATAAGGTTCTACCAAAACAAAACCTAAATATGCGAATTGACATGGCCTACGGGCGTGAAGATGTCTTCACGATGTACTTTGCACTCAATGAAGCAATATAG
- a CDS encoding long-chain-fatty-acid--CoA ligase — protein MTKPWLKHYQDGVAEEINPESYASIPSLLEESFKKFASKPSFHCMGKTLTYGEIDHLSKKFASYLQNDLGLQKGDRVAIMMPNILQYPVALFGILRAGMVCVNVNPLYTARELEHQLTDSQSKVIIIFENSASVLAEVVKNTPIEHVLVTQIGDMLKFPKSLLVNFVIKHVKKMVPSWDLPGAKSFLEALDKGDESKYKRPEIINSDLAFLQYTGGTTGVSKGAELTHRNIVANLCQAGEWISPVVEEGKEIIITPLPLYHIFSLTANCFTFSKIGALNVLITNPRDIPGFVKELKKWNFTALTGVNTLFNGLLNNEDFKTVDFSHLKLTLGGGMAVQRAVAERWKEVTKTPLIEAYGLTETSPAACINPMDLKDYNGMIGLPVSSTDACIKDDDGNTLNAGEVGEICIKGPQVMKGYWGRPEETAKVMTTDGYFKTGDIGVMNEEGFFKIVDRKKDMILVSGFNVYPNEVEEIIVTHPKVFECAAVGVPNEKSGEVVKLFVVKNDQSLTEEELMAFCKENLTGYKRPKFIEFRDELPKSNVGKILRKDLRGQ, from the coding sequence GTGACAAAGCCTTGGTTAAAACACTATCAAGATGGTGTAGCTGAAGAAATTAATCCTGAATCGTACGCTTCAATTCCTTCTTTATTAGAAGAGAGTTTTAAGAAGTTTGCTTCGAAGCCATCATTTCATTGTATGGGTAAAACTCTTACGTATGGTGAAATTGATCACTTATCGAAGAAGTTTGCTTCATACCTACAAAATGATCTTGGTCTTCAAAAGGGTGATCGCGTTGCCATCATGATGCCAAATATTCTTCAATATCCAGTTGCTCTATTTGGTATTCTTCGCGCAGGTATGGTTTGTGTAAATGTAAACCCACTTTATACAGCAAGAGAGCTTGAGCATCAGTTAACTGATTCACAATCAAAAGTGATTATTATATTTGAAAACTCAGCATCTGTACTTGCAGAAGTTGTTAAGAATACTCCAATTGAGCACGTACTTGTAACTCAAATTGGTGATATGCTTAAATTTCCAAAATCACTTCTAGTTAATTTTGTTATTAAGCATGTTAAGAAAATGGTTCCATCTTGGGATCTTCCAGGTGCTAAGTCATTTCTTGAGGCCCTTGATAAAGGTGACGAGTCTAAGTACAAAAGACCTGAGATCATTAATTCTGACCTAGCTTTTCTACAATATACAGGTGGAACGACTGGTGTATCAAAAGGTGCAGAACTAACTCACAGAAATATTGTGGCAAACCTTTGCCAAGCAGGTGAGTGGATTTCTCCAGTAGTTGAAGAAGGAAAAGAGATTATTATTACACCTCTTCCGCTTTATCATATCTTCTCATTAACAGCTAACTGCTTCACATTCTCAAAGATTGGAGCATTAAATGTTTTAATTACTAACCCAAGAGATATTCCTGGTTTCGTAAAAGAATTAAAGAAGTGGAACTTCACTGCACTTACTGGAGTAAATACTCTTTTTAACGGACTTTTAAATAATGAAGACTTTAAAACAGTCGACTTCTCTCACCTAAAGTTAACTCTTGGTGGTGGTATGGCCGTTCAACGTGCAGTTGCTGAAAGATGGAAGGAAGTTACTAAGACTCCTCTAATCGAAGCTTATGGACTAACTGAAACTTCTCCAGCAGCATGTATTAATCCGATGGACCTTAAAGATTACAATGGAATGATTGGTCTTCCTGTTTCATCAACTGATGCATGTATTAAAGATGACGATGGAAATACTTTAAATGCAGGTGAAGTTGGTGAGATCTGTATTAAAGGTCCACAAGTTATGAAGGGTTACTGGGGACGTCCAGAAGAGACAGCTAAAGTTATGACTACTGATGGATACTTTAAGACTGGTGACATTGGTGTTATGAATGAAGAAGGTTTCTTCAAAATTGTTGATCGTAAAAAAGATATGATTCTTGTTTCAGGATTCAATGTTTATCCAAATGAAGTAGAAGAAATTATCGTTACTCATCCTAAAGTATTTGAATGTGCAGCTGTTGGTGTACCAAATGAAAAGTCGGGTGAGGTTGTTAAACTCTTTGTTGTTAAAAACGATCAGTCTCTTACTGAGGAAGAGTTAATGGCATTCTGTAAAGAGAACTTAACGGGTTACAAGAGACCAAAGTTCATTGAGTTTAGAGATGAACTTCCAAAATCAAATGTTGGAAAAATTTTAAGAAAAGACCTAAGAGGTCAATAG
- a CDS encoding DUF5522 domain-containing protein — translation MNDGKKDFYINKDGNTVFTEEFHLRRGYCCESGCLHCPYGFNDKHDSAKSDVPHELRRQTEITEVSDEEMAEYYLNSIEKIEEAE, via the coding sequence ATGAATGACGGAAAGAAAGATTTCTATATAAATAAAGACGGAAACACTGTCTTTACTGAAGAGTTTCACTTACGTCGTGGCTACTGCTGTGAAAGTGGCTGCCTTCACTGCCCTTATGGCTTTAATGACAAGCATGATAGCGCTAAAAGTGACGTCCCTCACGAGCTTCGTCGCCAGACAGAGATCACAGAAGTCTCAGATGAAGAGATGGCCGAATACTACCTAAATAGCATCGAAAAAATTGAAGAAGCTGAATAA
- a CDS encoding type I phosphomannose isomerase catalytic subunit, which yields MILKQLPHLVTTVWGGEKLKKFKLQEGESFDGPLGETWEVSTLENGLSHCESGRSLKDDLEGKELTYLIKFIDTAQNLSIQVHPDNEYAHIHEDALGKDECWYILEAQDDAGIYLGLKDGVTKERLQTAIENNEDVNELLNFHNVRKGDFFNIPAGSIHAIGSGVTLVEVQQNSGVTYRVWDWNRVGLDGNPRELHVKKAMDVINFELEKNIPEHFQYKNLEESGLLTSNKYFNARLKILKANDESVLSLNGISSVVVLDGECEIDGTSLSKYQTAVLKDIESAILKATTDSQVLVVKQV from the coding sequence ATGATTTTAAAGCAGCTTCCACATTTAGTGACCACTGTTTGGGGTGGTGAAAAGTTAAAAAAGTTTAAGCTTCAAGAAGGCGAGTCCTTTGATGGCCCATTAGGTGAGACTTGGGAAGTCTCTACTCTCGAAAATGGACTTTCTCATTGTGAATCAGGTCGTAGTTTAAAAGATGATCTGGAAGGCAAAGAATTAACTTATCTTATTAAATTTATCGACACTGCTCAGAATTTATCTATTCAAGTACATCCTGATAATGAATATGCTCACATCCATGAAGATGCTCTAGGAAAAGATGAGTGTTGGTATATCTTAGAGGCACAAGATGATGCTGGGATTTATCTCGGCTTAAAAGACGGTGTCACTAAAGAAAGATTACAAACGGCCATTGAAAATAATGAAGACGTTAATGAACTTTTAAATTTTCATAACGTTAGAAAAGGTGACTTCTTTAATATCCCTGCTGGATCAATCCATGCTATTGGAAGTGGTGTAACTCTTGTTGAGGTTCAACAAAACTCTGGAGTCACTTATCGAGTGTGGGATTGGAATCGAGTAGGACTTGATGGAAATCCAAGAGAGCTTCATGTGAAAAAGGCCATGGATGTTATTAATTTTGAACTTGAAAAGAATATCCCAGAGCACTTCCAATATAAAAACCTAGAGGAAAGTGGACTACTTACAAGTAATAAATATTTTAATGCCCGTTTAAAAATCTTAAAGGCCAATGATGAAAGTGTTCTTTCATTAAATGGAATTAGTTCTGTTGTAGTTTTAGATGGAGAGTGTGAGATTGATGGAACCTCATTGTCAAAATATCAGACGGCCGTATTAAAAGATATTGAGTCTGCCATCTTGAAGGCAACGACAGACTCACAAGTACTAGTTGTTAAGCAGGTTTAA
- a CDS encoding LON peptidase substrate-binding domain-containing protein, with protein MAKKLSNRMEIPIITLPNIVFFPGTSLPLYVVDEIFQDIFEEATCAGNPIGISLAMEKDFETYFSYPCEILGYGKPLMIERVDGNTLKVLMRCTGKCQVNYPTQSSPYPVYNVTVLEDEHSIMGNIDDFYRLENILFSWLDVNITDDRDRDHFIETLKTPHQIINYVSTFIIKSRILRQMLLEQKSINDQIKILNSLITDEHSFQEDPIVAQAYKEFISEKLQLKQAN; from the coding sequence ATGGCAAAAAAGCTCTCAAACCGTATGGAAATTCCAATTATAACTCTTCCCAATATTGTGTTTTTTCCGGGGACATCCCTTCCTCTATATGTTGTAGATGAAATTTTTCAGGATATATTTGAAGAGGCAACTTGTGCTGGAAATCCTATTGGAATCTCCCTTGCAATGGAGAAGGATTTTGAAACATACTTCTCTTATCCTTGTGAAATTCTAGGTTACGGAAAACCTCTTATGATTGAGAGAGTCGATGGTAATACCTTAAAAGTATTAATGCGATGTACGGGAAAGTGCCAAGTTAATTATCCCACCCAATCTAGTCCCTACCCTGTCTACAATGTAACGGTATTAGAGGATGAGCATTCTATTATGGGAAATATTGACGACTTTTATCGCCTTGAAAATATTCTCTTTAGCTGGCTTGATGTTAATATCACTGATGATCGAGACCGCGACCACTTTATTGAGACTCTTAAAACCCCACACCAAATCATTAACTATGTTTCAACGTTTATAATAAAAAGTCGTATTCTCAGGCAGATGTTACTTGAACAAAAAAGCATTAATGATCAGATCAAAATCCTAAATTCATTAATCACTGATGAGCACAGCTTTCAAGAAGACCCTATCGTGGCCCAAGCATATAAAGAATTTATTAGTGAAAAACTTCAACTCAAACAGGCAAATTAA
- a CDS encoding diacylglycerol/polyprenol kinase family protein, producing MESIYRFPSKFEPHILRKLVHIISGLGIVLIYLLTNIDSLLFSYIVLGASALFTLIEILRLKFDGLNQVFVNACRSVLRDSEVNGFTGTPLFLLGIGLSFLAFDEQIALLATIILSLADPASSFVGIRYGKRKVLEDRTFEGSYACFIMTFLVVATYGMLYFPLSLKIVIFAFFTGVATAIIELLSTKIDDNFTLSFFTASAMALLNILLVLV from the coding sequence ATGGAAAGTATTTATCGGTTCCCAAGTAAGTTTGAACCACATATATTAAGAAAATTAGTCCACATCATTTCAGGACTAGGAATAGTCCTTATTTATCTTCTGACAAATATTGATTCTCTTTTATTTTCTTATATTGTTTTGGGAGCAAGTGCTCTTTTCACTTTGATCGAAATATTGCGTCTGAAATTTGACGGTCTTAATCAGGTATTTGTGAATGCATGTCGCAGTGTTTTAAGAGATTCTGAAGTTAACGGCTTTACTGGAACACCACTATTTCTGTTGGGAATAGGTCTTTCATTTCTTGCTTTTGATGAACAGATTGCTTTATTGGCAACGATTATTCTTTCTCTAGCTGATCCAGCCTCTTCATTTGTAGGAATACGTTATGGAAAGAGGAAGGTTTTAGAAGATCGTACATTTGAGGGATCGTATGCGTGTTTTATTATGACGTTCTTAGTTGTGGCAACATATGGGATGCTCTATTTTCCTCTCAGTCTAAAAATTGTCATCTTTGCTTTCTTTACGGGAGTAGCTACCGCTATTATTGAATTACTTTCAACTAAGATCGATGATAATTTTACTCTCTCATTCTTTACAGCTAGTGCAATGGCCTTATTAAATATTCTTTTAGTTCTAGTTTAA
- a CDS encoding P-loop NTPase has translation MNNLNNTHNNSNSHLADAGKYLGASNNGKKIWAIGGGKGGVGKSLVTSNLSICLALMGMKVIAIDMDLGGANLHTCLGVSVPSKTLSDYFTKPNTKLSDLITPTPLENLSLISGAQDNLGMANLKAAHKSKVLNDLRELDADYILLDLGAGTTNNTLDFFLGADEGILVTLPEPTSIENTYRFIKSIYHRKLQSVDDFLELGPLIDKVMNGKVGENRKPSEIIEKAMQINEQQGLKLKREIESITPKLIINQARTQADIDIGFAMRIISKKYFGINLDYVGFLEYDATVWQSVKKKKPLILEFPNSSLVKNFEHVINRILNLTKKMV, from the coding sequence TTGAACAACTTAAATAATACACATAATAATTCTAATTCTCACCTAGCAGATGCTGGTAAGTACTTAGGTGCATCAAATAACGGAAAGAAGATTTGGGCCATTGGTGGTGGTAAAGGTGGCGTAGGTAAAAGTCTTGTGACGTCAAACCTTTCAATTTGCCTTGCACTAATGGGGATGAAAGTCATTGCCATTGATATGGATCTCGGTGGAGCAAACCTCCACACTTGCCTTGGTGTCAGTGTTCCATCCAAGACTCTTAGTGACTATTTCACAAAACCAAATACAAAATTATCTGATTTAATCACACCGACTCCATTAGAAAACTTAAGCCTAATCAGTGGTGCACAAGATAATCTTGGTATGGCAAATCTAAAAGCCGCTCATAAGTCAAAGGTTCTTAACGACCTGCGTGAACTTGATGCAGACTATATTCTACTAGATCTTGGAGCTGGAACGACAAATAATACTCTCGACTTCTTCTTGGGAGCCGATGAAGGAATTCTTGTGACTCTGCCAGAGCCAACTTCAATTGAGAATACTTATCGTTTTATAAAATCTATTTACCATAGAAAACTTCAATCAGTTGATGACTTCTTAGAGCTTGGTCCATTGATTGATAAGGTAATGAACGGAAAAGTTGGCGAAAATCGCAAGCCATCAGAGATTATAGAAAAGGCCATGCAAATCAATGAGCAACAAGGCCTAAAGCTAAAAAGAGAGATAGAAAGTATCACTCCAAAGCTCATAATTAACCAAGCTAGAACCCAAGCAGACATTGATATTGGGTTTGCCATGAGAATTATCTCAAAAAAATATTTTGGTATTAATTTAGATTACGTTGGCTTCCTTGAATACGATGCGACTGTATGGCAAAGTGTTAAGAAGAAAAAGCCACTTATACTTGAGTTCCCGAACTCATCACTTGTTAAGAATTTTGAGCATGTAATCAATCGTATTCTTAACCTGACAAAGAAGATGGTATAA
- a CDS encoding helix-turn-helix domain-containing protein encodes MTTEKNYYEVLEVAPNASADEIFKAYTTAKTAYSGDSIALYSLLSEEEAHKVLELIEEAYNILSNPTKRKKYNQARGIVVEDETNFMATSKPKEEKETESQVMSQMNKLVAKKRYGLEYEQDTEFEKEIEQCSEYTGEFLKRVREYKKVDIARLADMTKISKTYLQYIENEDVEKMPAIVYVRGFVYQYAKVLKLNPDLVANSYLQRIKALKEAK; translated from the coding sequence ATGACAACTGAAAAGAATTACTATGAAGTATTAGAAGTAGCACCAAATGCTTCAGCAGATGAGATTTTCAAAGCCTACACAACTGCTAAAACCGCTTATAGTGGAGATAGTATTGCACTCTATTCACTTCTATCTGAAGAAGAGGCCCATAAGGTTCTTGAGCTTATCGAAGAGGCTTATAATATTTTAAGTAATCCAACAAAGAGAAAGAAATATAATCAAGCTCGAGGAATTGTTGTGGAAGATGAAACAAACTTCATGGCCACATCAAAGCCAAAAGAAGAAAAAGAGACTGAAAGTCAGGTCATGAGTCAGATGAATAAGCTTGTGGCAAAGAAGCGTTACGGTCTTGAATACGAGCAAGATACAGAATTTGAAAAAGAAATTGAGCAATGTTCTGAATATACCGGCGAATTCTTAAAAAGAGTTAGAGAATACAAGAAAGTTGATATTGCTCGTCTTGCAGATATGACTAAGATTTCTAAAACTTACCTTCAATATATTGAAAATGAAGATGTTGAGAAAATGCCAGCGATAGTCTATGTCAGAGGATTTGTTTATCAATACGCTAAGGTTTTAAAATTAAACCCAGACCTTGTTGCCAACTCTTATCTGCAAAGAATTAAGGCCCTCAAAGAAGCAAAGTAA
- a CDS encoding RluA family pseudouridine synthase has protein sequence MSDQANSFVITVTQEDHDEFSRLDQVLASKLEQSRSFLKELYKKGAITSETKIELKKMPPVGTQVYVDVPPPRESTAKAEDIPLKILFEDEHLAIVVKPVGMVTHPAPGNYTGTLVNAILHHCKDIQGVGDEKRPGIVHRLDKGTSGVMVVAKTQKCHEGLVNLFQAHDIDRYYEAISISTKLPPEGRLESTIGRHPNNRLKMAVDVRNGKKAVTNFKVLKYYQNLSHVELKLETGRTHQIRVHLSQLLNGHILMDPLYGVPKSDLKKVDTRLRAIIKDYEHPFLHAKILGFVHPITKEKLYFEEPPPPVFQEVLDFLESEL, from the coding sequence ATGAGTGATCAGGCCAATTCTTTTGTTATAACAGTTACACAAGAAGACCATGATGAGTTTAGTCGTCTCGATCAAGTTCTCGCATCAAAATTAGAGCAATCAAGAAGCTTTCTTAAAGAACTATATAAGAAAGGCGCTATTACATCTGAAACAAAGATTGAGTTAAAGAAGATGCCTCCTGTTGGAACGCAAGTTTACGTAGACGTTCCACCTCCTCGAGAATCAACTGCAAAAGCAGAAGATATTCCATTAAAGATTCTCTTTGAAGATGAGCATCTGGCAATCGTTGTAAAACCTGTTGGAATGGTTACCCATCCTGCCCCAGGAAATTATACAGGAACTCTTGTTAATGCGATCCTCCACCATTGCAAAGATATTCAAGGTGTCGGCGATGAAAAACGCCCAGGGATCGTTCATCGTCTCGATAAGGGAACAAGTGGTGTAATGGTTGTGGCAAAGACACAAAAGTGTCATGAAGGATTGGTTAATTTATTTCAGGCCCATGATATCGATCGCTACTATGAGGCAATCAGTATAAGTACGAAGCTTCCGCCAGAAGGAAGGCTTGAATCAACAATCGGTCGCCATCCTAATAATCGCCTTAAGATGGCCGTTGATGTTCGCAATGGAAAAAAGGCCGTAACAAATTTTAAAGTACTAAAATATTACCAAAATCTAAGTCATGTGGAATTAAAGCTTGAAACTGGACGCACACATCAAATCCGCGTTCACTTAAGTCAGCTATTAAACGGTCATATTCTAATGGACCCTCTTTATGGGGTACCAAAGAGCGACTTAAAGAAAGTTGATACTCGTCTTAGAGCAATTATTAAGGATTACGAGCATCCATTCCTCCACGCAAAGATCTTAGGCTTTGTACATCCAATCACAAAAGAGAAGCTCTACTTTGAAGAGCCACCACCTCCAGTCTTCCAAGAAGTGCTGGATTTTTTGGAGTCTGAATTATAA